A region of the Candidatus Aegiribacteria sp. genome:
GCAGTATTATCAGTTGCGTTTGCGGCCCTTTTAGTCGCATGCGGCGCGCAGCCGGACCAGGAGGAGGGTTCTTCAGCATCGTCACTGGATATACTCCCTGAGAATACACTGTTTTCCATGGCAGTGGTCAACCCAGCGGCCGCTATTTCATCTCTTGACGGTTACGCTTCAGGCGTAGCTATCCTTGGCGAGAATGCAATATCAGGATGGATTCTTTCCGCTCTTGATTGTTCGGATATGTCCGAGGTGAAAAGCAAACTGGGCGTTGATATCAATGGAGACCTGGTGTTTTTCATGGAGAGTATGATGCCCCAGAGTATAGGGGCGGCTCTGACTGTTTCGGACCCGGATATATTCTGGGCCAATATCGGAATCACGCCTGAAGCGGGAGAACCGCTGGATGGTTACGAAGTCAGCAAGATAGCCGTTGACTTCGGTAATATCTACTTCTGTTACACGGATGGCCTGCTTCTCGGAGCCGGCAGCAGGGCAGGGCTTCAGAGCATGCTGGCGAGTATTGACGGAAGCCTTCCGCACGGTTTACCGGGAATACCTGACGGCAGCTTCTACATGTATGCGAACATCGCATCGTTCGGTCCGATGATCGCCAGCCAGCTCGCGATGCTGGAGCCCCAGATACTCTCTGAAATGACCAGCGATAATGATATGGACGTTGAGCTTACTCAAAATGTTATGGGTCTGTATTTTGACGCTATCAGTCTTATACTGACTGAAACGAAATCGATGAGCTGCGTTCTATCATTTGAACCGGAATACATCACCGGGTTCTCTTCCGTAGAATTCGTTCCGGGTTCTTCGCTTGACCAGTACATAATTCCTGTTGAAAACCAGGATATGACAAATATGATTCCAGCAGGTAACGTTATGGTCGGAAGGTTGAGCCTTGATCCATTGACCAGTACCGCTGCGATGAACGCTGTCTTCAGCGCGATGAATATCGATAATATTCCACAGAACATGGTTGACTTCTGGGCTCAAACCGCAAAAAATACAGCGATATCAATGACAATTGATGACGAGAATCCGATGCATATCGTGGCTGTTTACGAAATGCCTGAAGGCTCATCACTTCAGGATGTGAAGGATGCCTACGATATACAATTCTCCATGCTTTCTGAGGTAATGGAAATGCCGGGACTGACTCTTTCCGATGTTCAGTACGCTGATTACGAAGGTTATGAGTGGATTACATTCGGTATGAACATGGATATGACAGCTCTACAGCCCGACAGTGTTGTAAACAGTATGCCCCTTACTGAAAGTGTTGCCTGGACCGCCTGGATGACCGTTCAGGATGGTATTCTCTACCTTGAAATGGCTCCCGAACCTTTAACTGTACCACAGCTGCTTGATGGTACTTATCAAGGCGAGACCGCGGGAGAAATGCCTGAGATGCAGAGCTTTTCCAGTTCATCCGAGATGGCGATGCTTCTCAACATTCCGGGGTATGTGAACATGGCAATAGCAATGTCCGGTCTTGAAGTGCCTCCTATCGACTCCGAGCCGGTATGGCTTGAATCGTCCGTCGATTTTGTTGATGGAGGAATGAAACAGAACTTCAGAGTTTCAGGTACAGGAATGACCGCATTCATAGGACAGGTCGTTCAGGTATTCGCGGCAATCTAGAGGGGGTCGGACGTCACTTGCGACACTTGCATAATTCTACAAATAGATTCTCTGCAGTCTCTGAAGAATTTGCATTATTACAATTGCTTTCTTGTTGATACGACTATTCAGATTGGTGAGGGATATATATCCGCTGCAACACTGGTATTTCCAGGTATGGACAAAGAGCTTGAAATACAGTGGGATGATTAAATATCAAGGCTAATCAGATGGATTTCTGTTGTACCTTTCCTGGGCAGAGGATAGTCCTTCCTTTATGTAGAGGAGGACGCAGTCAGCGGCATTGTGCGCCATAACTGAAGCTTCCTCCTCTAGTTTCTCCGGTACTGTATCCAGAACGTAATCGGCAAGGTCCTTTCCTCCGGGCGGAGGCCCGATACCCAGCCTGAGCCTGGGGAACTGCTCGGTACCCAGTGAATCGATGATGCTTTTAAGGCCGTTATGGCCTCCGTCAGAACCGCTGTTCCGAAGACGGAGTCTGCCGAGATCGAGATTGATATCGTCACAGACAACAAGCAGCTCTTCGGCGTTGTAGCCCCTGCTGTCAAGGAATGCCGCGATTGATTTGCCGCTTCTGTTCATGTAGACTGTTGGCTTGATAAGATCAGGGCCATCGGGAATAACGGTTACTTTGAAAAGCCCTGCGTCTATGAAATGGACGCCGGCTTCCCGCGCCAGTATATCGGCTGCCCAGAAGCCGGCGTTATGCCATGTCATGCTGTACTTATCCCCGGGGTTTCCAAGGCAGGCAACAAGACGGGGAACTGACAAGGATTATTCCTTTCCGGATTTAGAAGATTCTTCTTCCGCTTTTCCTTCGGAAGGTTCTTCGCCCTCGACAGCGCCTTCCTCACCTTCAAGAAGCTCTTCTTCCTCTTCTTCAACCTCGACCTTGGCCACACTGGGCGCAACAACGGAAGCGACCACAAGGCTGCTATCCATATCGAGAATCATATCCTCAGGTAATTCGATCTCCGAAAGGTGTATTGTATCACCAATATCCATGTCTTCAACGTTAACGTTAATGGCTGACGGGATATCCTTTGCTCTTACCTTTATAATGATCTCATGAAGAGCATGTTCGAGGACTCCACCCATTTTAACGCCGACGGGGATGTTTTCAAGGTGTAAATGTACCGGGATTGAGACTATCTGATCCGCGGACACCCTCAGAAAATCGATATGGACAGGTTTATCGGAAATTATGTCCCACTGGACATCCTTTACGATAGCCGTAAGCGGAGACTTCCTCCCCATTTTCAGATTGACAATCCCGGTTGAGCTGGAGTAGCCTATTTCGTCCATGAATTCTTTTTCGTTAATGGTGACGTTAAGCTCACCCCCGCCTCTTCCGTAAACCACGGCGGGAACTGAACCGGAATGGCGCAATCTCCTTGCCACTCTTGAACCGAACTCAGTACGTTCGGCGATTTTCAATGACTTTTTCTCAGGCATTACTATATCCTTTCTTCCTCCCGGTTACACCGGGATTATGGCTGGGGCGGGAGGATTCGAACCCCCAATACAGGGACCAAAACCCTGCGTCTTAACCATTTGACGACGCCCCAGCAGTTTCTGCTGACCTGCACAGGGTAAAATCCCCCTGCAGTGTTTCCGAGAAACAACTTGCCCCGCTCTTCGTTCTGAAAAGAGCGTAAAAAGTTGGCCCTGAGCCTGACAAACCCCAGTTACTGCACTGGCTGTCTGTCATAAATTGCGCCAGTTCCGCTATTTCAGGGAAGTGTTTCTCAAGCAGTGGAAGGAAGTCATTCCGCAAATCGTGCGGAAAAGGCTTACCCTCATGCCATACTGCTGACGAGGCTGAATAATGCCTAATCATAGTGCTGTTTGTCAAGGATGTGATCATACTTTCATCCCAGGCTCTGTATGCCCATGGAGTGGATATCCTTACATCCGGGTGAATGAGAACTGCGTAGAAGGGAATAACAGGAATACTTGAAACGATTTCGCCGCGGCCCTCAACTGAAGCCGCCCCGCCCCGTATGAAGAAAGGCACGTCACTTCCCAGCCTGGAGGCGATCTTAAGCAAATTAATATCTTTCCTTCCGGTAAACTGGCGGAGTTCCTTAAGGACAGTTGCGGCATCGCTGCTTCCGCCACCAAGACCAGCGCACGAAGGGATATTCTTCTCCAGGTTGATTTCGATATCAAGCGATTCCTGAGAGTGGCTCAGGAACGCTTCAGCTGCCTTCCATGCAAGGTTTGAAGAATCCGATGGAATGTCATCGGTTGAACATGATAACGATAGTTCGCCGCTTCCAGGTTCTATTGATATACGGATGGTATCACTGAGGGTAATCTCCTGGAAAATACTCCTTATATCGTGGAAGCCGTCAGATCTTTTTCCGAGGATTTCCAACCCGAGGTTGATCTTCGCTCTGGCCTCAAGGGTGACATTCACACCGGGAGTGATTCCGTGCCGGGGTACATAGTTAAAGATAATGCAACAGCGACAACCCAGAGAAGGATATTCAACAGCAATGGTTTGTCAGAAAGAAGAAGTTTGTCAGGACTGCCGCCATGGCCTTTAATATGAATAAGATAAAGATACCTGAATATTCCGTAGGTAACAAAAGGTATGGTAAGCCAGAGTTTGGTGGAAACCAGTTCCATCGTTCTATCACTTACTGTGTATATCGAGTAACCGATAATACTCGCTGCCGTAGCTATACCCATCATTTCATCGAGCAGTGGAATGCTGTATTCTTCAAGGATTTCCCTGTGACCGGCAGCGTTACTGCCGAGAGAAATGACCTCGGAGCGTCGTTTGGCGAAGGCGAGGAATATGGCAAGAAAAAATGTGCATACGATAAGCCAGTGAGATATGGATACATCAGTGTATCCGGCATCCATGGCCAGTGTTACCCCTGCTATAGCCCTGAGGACAAATCCGGTGGCTATGATAAGAACATCGAGGATAACAACATGCTTAAGTCTGAAGGAGTAGCACATTTGCATAACAAAATATACGCTGAGAACCAGAGCGTAAGTCGGTGCAAGCAGCCAGGAGACTACAAGTACACCTGTGGCCAGAAAAAAAGCAGTAAACGCTGCTGTTGGCACGGGAAGTGCCCCTGAGGCAATCGGGCGATTCTTCTTTTCCGGATGATGCCTGTCACGTTTTCGGTCGGCTATATCGTTCGTCAGATATACTGAGCTTGACAGCAGACAGAATCCAAGAGCCCCCAGAGCGGTTATACCAACAGCTTCCGGACTGTTCCAGTGATTCGCGAATAGTATCCCGGCAAAGACGAAGAGGTTTTTTGTCCAGGATCTTATTCTAAGACTGATCAGAATAGCCATAAACTTATTCATAACC
Encoded here:
- the pth gene encoding aminoacyl-tRNA hydrolase, with the translated sequence MSVPRLVACLGNPGDKYSMTWHNAGFWAADILAREAGVHFIDAGLFKVTVIPDGPDLIKPTVYMNRSGKSIAAFLDSRGYNAEELLVVCDDINLDLGRLRLRNSGSDGGHNGLKSIIDSLGTEQFPRLRLGIGPPPGGKDLADYVLDTVPEKLEEEASVMAHNAADCVLLYIKEGLSSAQERYNRNPSD
- a CDS encoding 50S ribosomal protein L25 → MPEKKSLKIAERTEFGSRVARRLRHSGSVPAVVYGRGGGELNVTINEKEFMDEIGYSSSTGIVNLKMGRKSPLTAIVKDVQWDIISDKPVHIDFLRVSADQIVSIPVHLHLENIPVGVKMGGVLEHALHEIIIKVRAKDIPSAINVNVEDMDIGDTIHLSEIELPEDMILDMDSSLVVASVVAPSVAKVEVEEEEEELLEGEEGAVEGEEPSEGKAEEESSKSGKE
- the ispE gene encoding 4-(cytidine 5'-diphospho)-2-C-methyl-D-erythritol kinase, yielding MNVTLEARAKINLGLEILGKRSDGFHDIRSIFQEITLSDTIRISIEPGSGELSLSCSTDDIPSDSSNLAWKAAEAFLSHSQESLDIEINLEKNIPSCAGLGGGSSDAATVLKELRQFTGRKDINLLKIASRLGSDVPFFIRGGAASVEGRGEIVSSIPVIPFYAVLIHPDVRISTPWAYRAWDESMITSLTNSTMIRHYSASSAVWHEGKPFPHDLRNDFLPLLEKHFPEIAELAQFMTDSQCSNWGLSGSGPTFYALFRTKSGASCFSETLQGDFTLCRSAETAGASSNG
- a CDS encoding decaprenyl-phosphate phosphoribosyltransferase → MAILISLRIRSWTKNLFVFAGILFANHWNSPEAVGITALGALGFCLLSSSVYLTNDIADRKRDRHHPEKKNRPIASGALPVPTAAFTAFFLATGVLVVSWLLAPTYALVLSVYFVMQMCYSFRLKHVVILDVLIIATGFVLRAIAGVTLAMDAGYTDVSISHWLIVCTFFLAIFLAFAKRRSEVISLGSNAAGHREILEEYSIPLLDEMMGIATAASIIGYSIYTVSDRTMELVSTKLWLTIPFVTYGIFRYLYLIHIKGHGGSPDKLLLSDKPLLLNILLWVVAVALSLTMYPGTESLPV